In Glycine max cultivar Williams 82 chromosome 4, Glycine_max_v4.0, whole genome shotgun sequence, the genomic stretch AAATAGTAGAGGAATTGAAAAAAAGCAAATAACCTACCTTCCTTAAATTTTGATGATTTGGATATTTGAATGGACTGCATTAGAAAAGTTTACTAAGACAAAAGAAAGGTGTCACTTGAAATCCAAAACTCTTCAAGATTATCCATACCTACGTTAGTGACCCCTAACTCTTACAATTCGTGGTAACAAGTTTTTCATTACTTATATAGATACCTTTATTTGATTGGAACAAAATCTTAAGcacttaaaaaattcaaacacacTTCATCATAACTATAAAATTCTTAAGtacatttttttactataaataatACTAATCAATTCCTTTAAACTATCATCAATCCTACAGTTTCATACCTGTGTATCCCTTTCACACAGCCTCATTTCGGtatgtaataaaaaatcattcctTTCCAACCTATTTTATTCCATGAAATCATCATTCTACTGCTAAACGTCACCCAAGACTATGAATAAATGCTTTCCAGCACTAAGATGACTCTGCAAAATAATAACCTCAATTTTTtccgttattattattaatctaAAAGCCACTTCAACTTCTTCAACTACTTAACCCTTGCATAAGTCAACTGCAAGTAAAACAAAGCCCCAAAAGacaattaagataaataaacgAGATACTACAATGCACAAGTTCTACATACATGACACATCCTTATACAACGTTTAGCCATGAAATTGGAAAATACTGTACAGTAAGAGATGTTTCTCTGCCACTAAGTAATTAGCCCTACAACTAAGTGTGTAGAAAGTCACAAGAAGTCCCCTTCCTGCAACGTCCACTCTCATAATACTTGCAGACTACTCTTTGTCCCCCAAAAGGAGGCCTGGAAGAACCTCCTCTGCCAAATGATGACTGCCTATTCCAAGATTTACCACCGTAACCAGAATCTCTACCCTGTGCACCACGATCCCCATGGTTGGGGAACCTGTCTCCATTATGACTTTGCTCACTTCCCCACATGCCTGGATTCCCAACCGGTGCAGTCCAACCAGGATTGGCATTTCCAGGTGCTAGCCCCTGACCAGGCCCAACCCAACCTGCATTTGCATTTACATGGGAACGTCCTTGACCAGGTCCAACCCAGCCACCTGCATTCACTGGAGGTAGCCCCTGACTAGGAGCAGCCCATCCTGGATTTGAATTTCCAGGTGCTGGCACCTGCGTAGGCATCCAGTTTACATTCATGTTGGCAGGTACAACCCCACCCCAGTTCATATTCTGATTTCCAGACATGCCCATGCCCCAAGGCATATTGGGTGGAGCTGGAGCTGCGATGTTTGACTGACTACTTGAAGCCGGTGGTCTCCAAGGCTCAGGTGCAGTCATGCCCAGAAATCCAGGTGTGGGTAAACTCGCAGTTGGATTTCCAGTGTTAAACGAGACAGTGGTTGGCACAGATGAAGCATCACCCCAGGGGCCATGGGAAGCTGGCTGGGAAGGCATGGTAGCAGGATTATTTGGTTCTATCCTTTGAGAAGATGCACCTCCCCAGGCCAGTGGTTCTGGCTTTGGAACCCCAGCAGAACCCCACCCTTGAGCTTCAGCATGAGAGTTCTGGCTACTCACAACCTGGTTTTGCATATTTGCACCTGCCATTTTGATGTCAACCCCTGAAGCCACAACAGGTACCACCGCTGTTGCTTGAGGATGCAACTTGGTATTATCTGTAGAAGCTGAACTAATGCCAGGTTGTGAACTTGAGCCTTTTTCAGCATTTTGTACAGCATGCTCTGGGTGCACTGCCACAGAGGCCTGCAAACCTCCGTGACTGCCTGGGAATGAATTTCCTAAGAGAGACCCAGGCAACTGGACAGGTGTTGGTGaccatttattttcaaaagccAGCCCCATAGTACCACCAGGAGTAGTCTGGGGAGTAGGTGAAGGAAGATTTGTTGCATCATTCCTAACACCAGCATCAGAACCCCAGCCATTTGCAGGGTTCTTGGGGACCTCAACTGCCAATGGAGAAGTTCTATTAGCTAAAGAGTTCATATTATCTTTAGATCTCCAACTTCCTCCTGTGGTTTGTCCCGGAGAACCCAGAGTACTATGTGAATTCCAAGATCCACCATTTTGATCTAATGACAGTCTTTCTCCAACTTGACCTTCTATACCTTGTTGTGGAGACTTCCTAGAGTATGATGATGGGTAATGTAAATCATGCACCGATTGAGCTTTATCCACCATTGATGGTTCCTTAGAAAAATTCCCTGTCAAGGCATCTGTTAAGAGTATAGAATCATCTTGCTTCTCAGTGGTTCTCCAAATCCTCAAATCAGCAGGAAAGTATCCTGTGTTACTCCATTTGCGTAGTTGCACGATGGAAAATGGTCCCTGAACTTTTCCAGATGGATCCTGGTAATGCCACATCTTTTCagtttcattaattttcacAGCTGGAGGAGTTATTCCGGCTGAAGATGGTGCTGCAGAAGCTTCTGATACAGCAGCAGAGAAAGACTCAGATGCTACCAATGGTTGGGTATTTTTAGCACCACTTTCCAAGGTTGAAGATTGCTTTTGCCTCTCCCAGCTATTAGATAGTTGTGATTCCCGATCTCTTCCCCGGTGCAATTGAGCATCATTTAGTGCCTCATTAGCATTGGAAGCATTATCACCTTTGATTGAAAATCCCTTATTAGACAAATTTCTGCTTAGTTCCTGATTCACATTAGAATAATTCCTTGTTCCACTCCAAGAATCATTTGAAATAGAACCACTTCTAGGAGAAACAATATCTCTCCCCCTCCTTCCAAATGCAGTAGACCCTCTAGGTCTCATGTAGTTTTCTGCAGGCACAGAAATGAAATTATCACCAAATGTTAGAAAACGAAGAAACAATGAGTTTACTAGTTCAAACTGTTTTAACACTACCTTGTCTTTTATCATCCACTTCATTTTCGTCTTCTTCAGACTCATAACTTGGATCCATGTTTGGATCTACGTGTATTTCTGGGATTTCCTCCAACCTGCGTTGACGTTCTTCAGGTGTTTTCAAAAGCTGCAATTTCTCTACACATTCTCTGAGCGTGAGAGAAGAGTGAAGGATCAACACAAAACATAAACAAGTAGTAGGGAGCAGCAAAACATTAtcctaaagaataaaaatgattgTTATCCATTTCAATCCAAAGACTGGTGTTAGATAACATGAAAAGACAATGaaaattgtttaaaatgtaaaaaaacagTTAAATATCACTACACAAGACTTGGACATTGACGGAGGAGAATAATTTTCAAAGCATTTTGTCCAAACATCtatttaacaaaatatgatATGATCCCAGAGCATATTTAAAACTTCATATACAATAGATTAATCATCTttctgtatttatttattttggtcacagttaaccaaaaaattaaagtcCCCAAATTGGTAGAAGGCAGTTAATAATTTACAATTCACAGATGAACTTACCATGATTAGAAACCTcgtatatacaaaattaaatatcaaggCTTTTTAAGGGCTGAATTATTAAAACTGACCCACTACAGACACCACACAAAAACAGCTATTTGTTCAGTAATAGAGCAACTTATTAGTAAACATAAGATATTTGAGTATATGATGTGACAAATTCAACAGCCTCAAACATaccacttttaattttttcatatatctCATTCTCAAAATATGATATAGGTTTTCCCAAGTAGTTAGGAAATCACAACGTACACTTACAAACACCTTTAAAAGATTTTCTTCATTCAGACAAGATTACATTTTAAGAATTATCAATTCCAAAATTTAAGGAGCTGCGACAACAACAAATTGATGAAAGGAATCAACAAAAAACAATCCACAGATTTCTATCTCCATGTCCTGATAATGTCATAGATGAATGTTATAAACAAGACTGAAAAGCAAACATTaaattggaggaaaagaaaTCAAGCAATGACACAAGAAGTCAAATTACAtcaaggaaattaaaaaaaaacaagcaacaaAATACAGCCAGATAtatcatatttgaatttttatttagagAAAAGGATATTCTTTTCTGCGTCCTTTTTCACTAGCTCTATCACGAAGATGACTCAGCCGCACTGTCTCTGTTTCTAGCCACTGTAACAGAAGGTTGTTTAGAAGACATTATCATTAGGAAATGAAATGAGGGTTTAAAGAAAATACACTAAGAATTCAAtttgacaattcaaaataattggGACAATCAGTAAACTTCCAAAGTGAATATATCAATCTTATTTGAAAGAGTTTTTATGATGAATAAAAGTTTCCTGAGCACCGTTACTAGGCCTCAACAGATTTAAGATTGAGATGATCAATCAGAAATTTAATTACAGAAAGAATATCATGACCCCCTCTCCTACCAGTAATCAATGCAAAtgaagggattttttttttggcgaATAGAATGCaaatgaaggattttttttttttggtgagtgGAATGCAAATGAAGGATGTAATCAAACAGAAGATATGATAACACTCAAAATTCTTGTTAAATAGGAATTGAATTTTCATCAATCAGCATATGTACTGAAATTTATACATCAATAAAACTTCATCTGTCAATTGAAGGTAATTTTCTTCAATACATCAATAAAATCACAGAAACAAGGAGAGACTGGGAAATTAGGAAATTTAGAAAGATGGGTGAGCACACACCACCAAAGGGCTAACATGAAAGGTATAGAAAACAACTCACATCTTTTACTCTAGCTTCCTGAAGCACCAATGCTTTGTCCTGAATGTCACCCTACAAGCACAAATTAGTGTCCTCAGTACAAATACAAAGTATAACATCTGATACCTGAAATGAATTTATTGAACATAAACTTACCACAGTTAGCCGATTTATGAGGCCACACTTTATGCTTTGGCGGAGACGCTTGCATTCATCCTAACAGAAAACCAATCAATATATTAGGGAAGGAAATATACATTGATCCAAGCATAagtttaaatttgtaaaaattatcaattctGAGAAAATCTAATACAGAAATAATTTCTGCACACCATCATATGGTTAAGAGTCAAGTACTCCCTCCGTCCCTAATTATAAGACATTTTTTCAGAAATTTGTTTGTCCCCTTTTATACGACCCTTTCCTAATTTCTagattcattatttatttttttcctacatACCCTTACTTAATTATTCTCTCTCCAAACATTAATGAGACGCAATTAAGTGGATAGAGAGATAAGAAAAGGGTAATTTTGGGATGATAGTACAAATAATTGACAGATTTAAtggattaactaaattaactatttttcttaaaggg encodes the following:
- the LOC121174757 gene encoding zinc finger CCCH domain-containing protein 19, yielding MDVQDKEAPLQQHSDSQCHTDLPNLPYAAAGHLEEAVAVSDEGAETLVTDVAGDEMIEEKGSEGIDVDDVALETVKVEEEPNLAIDAEDDEIGDGNTNEDALMEEEQHQQGEEEEEEEQQQGEGEEEEEQQVDEEEEGEQQQVDEEEEGGQQQGDEEEEGGQQQGDEEEEEERQGEEEDGDGGMAMAEDTEEKSAAVSGGKRRRGAGKNAKATGRVASRKKMEEDVCFICFDGGDLVLCDRRGCPKAYHPSCVNRDEAFFRAKGKWNCGWHLCSNCERNASYMCYTCTFSLCKGCIKDAVILRVRGNKGFCETCMRTIMLIEQNEQGNNVGQIDFDDRNSWEYLFKDYYIDIKKKLSLTFDELTQAKNPWKGSDMLLSKEESLDETFDATNDRGSDSDSSYENADLSRSKRKKAKKRGKSRSKEGDDSSEWASKELLEFVMHMRNGDKSVLSQFDVHTLLLEYIKRNKLRDPRRKSQIICDARLQNLFGKPKVGHFETLKLLESHFLLKDDSQAEDLQGSVVDTEMSHWEGDGNPNSYTKAGKDKRRKNRKKGDERGLQTNVDDYAAIDNHNINLIYLRRNLVEDLLEDTEKFHDKVVGSFVRIRISGSGQKQDLYRLVQVVGTCKAAEPYKVGKRMTDILLEILNLNKTEIVSIDIISNQEFTEDECKRLRQSIKCGLINRLTVGDIQDKALVLQEARVKDWLETETVRLSHLRDRASEKGRRKELRECVEKLQLLKTPEERQRRLEEIPEIHVDPNMDPSYESEEDENEVDDKRQENYMRPRGSTAFGRRGRDIVSPRSGSISNDSWSGTRNYSNVNQELSRNLSNKGFSIKGDNASNANEALNDAQLHRGRDRESQLSNSWERQKQSSTLESGAKNTQPLVASESFSAAVSEASAAPSSAGITPPAVKINETEKMWHYQDPSGKVQGPFSIVQLRKWSNTGYFPADLRIWRTTEKQDDSILLTDALTGNFSKEPSMVDKAQSVHDLHYPSSYSRKSPQQGIEGQVGERLSLDQNGGSWNSHSTLGSPGQTTGGSWRSKDNMNSLANRTSPLAVEVPKNPANGWGSDAGVRNDATNLPSPTPQTTPGGTMGLAFENKWSPTPVQLPGSLLGNSFPGSHGGLQASVAVHPEHAVQNAEKGSSSQPGISSASTDNTKLHPQATAVVPVVASGVDIKMAGANMQNQVVSSQNSHAEAQGWGSAGVPKPEPLAWGGASSQRIEPNNPATMPSQPASHGPWGDASSVPTTVSFNTGNPTASLPTPGFLGMTAPEPWRPPASSSQSNIAAPAPPNMPWGMGMSGNQNMNWGGVVPANMNVNWMPTQVPAPGNSNPGWAAPSQGLPPVNAGGWVGPGQGRSHVNANAGWVGPGQGLAPGNANPGWTAPVGNPGMWGSEQSHNGDRFPNHGDRGAQGRDSGYGGKSWNRQSSFGRGGSSRPPFGGQRVVCKYYESGRCRKGTSCDFLHT